The Zingiber officinale cultivar Zhangliang chromosome 9A, Zo_v1.1, whole genome shotgun sequence genome window below encodes:
- the LOC122021050 gene encoding GATA transcription factor 5-like isoform X2, giving the protein MEALKASLRQESSHSGQQQQLSAEETSWVGERWSFSGEGFSVDDLLNLGEFAENEAEEPAVDDAGRELETEAEARGKETEKAGTDSSPSSSASGLTVELQAPLPPPLSDICLPGRDAVEELEWMSMIMDDSISEIPPPCSCAPPLILPLGEGQKENRQAGVFVSQRQNSRPSFGPTVCALSTEAIVPVKAKRSNRSRGVTAAWSMSGPLPFADSSSSASSASSCSSTSSSPPCLIYDPSAGADEESFLLYNIPSPPPLPPPLIKKHKPKKRGRKPKFLPTASGPSGERRCSHCGVQKTPQWRAGPLGAKTLCNACGVRFKSGRLLPEYRPACSPTFVSHIHSNSHRKVLEMRRKKETEVLTAAPPVASF; this is encoded by the exons ATGGAAGCGCTGAAGGCAAGTTTGAGGCAGGAGAGTTCGCATTCGGGACAGCAGCAGCAGTTGTCGGCCGAGGAGACAAGTTGGGTTGGGGAAAGGTGGAGCTTTTCCGGCGAGGGGTTCTCCGTTGATGATCTTCTGAACCTAGGTGAGTTCGCGGAGAACGAGGCGGAAGAACCGGCGGTGGACGACGCAGGAAGGGAATTGGAAACCGAAGCTGAAGCGAGGGGAAAGGAAACCGAGAAAGCCGGCACGGATTCCTCGCCTTCTTCCTCGGCGTCGGGTCTCACCGTCGAGCTCCAGGCGCCGTTACCGCCGCCGCTTTCGGACATATGTCTCCCT GGTCGTGATGCTGTTGAAGAACTTGAATGGATGTCCATGATCATGGACGACTCCATCTCGGAGATTCCGCCGCCTTGCTCCTGTGCTCCACCGCTTATTTTGCCGCTGGGAGAGGGCCAAAAGGAAAACCGCCAAGCCGGCGTCTTTGTGTCACAGCGACAAAACTCCCGTCCCTCTTTTGGACCCACCGTCTGTGCCCTCTCCACTGAGGCCATCGTCCCGGTAAAGGCCAAGCGGAGCAATCGCTCCCGTGGTGTCACCGCCGCCTGGTCCATGTCCGGCCCGCTCCCCTTCGCTGACTCGTCCTCCTCCGCCTCCTCTGCCTCCTCGTGCTCCTCGACGTCCTCCTCTCCACCCTGCCTCATATACGACCCCTCCGCCGGCGCCGATGAGGAAAGTTTCCTCCTTTATAATATCCCATCTCCGCCGCCACTGCCACCGCCGCTGATCAAGAAGCACAAGCCGAAGAAGCGCGGCCGGAAGCCCAAATTCCTGCCCACCGCCTCTGGCCCCTCCGGCGAGCGGCGGTGCAGTCACTGCGGTGTCCAAAAAACGCCCCAGTGGCGCGCCGGCCCGCTCGGCGCCAAGACGCTCTGCAACGCCTGCGGCGTCCGGTTCAAGTCCGGCCGCCTCCTCCCGGAGTACCGCCCCGCCTGCAGCCCCACCTTCGTCAGCCACATCCACTCCAACAGCCACCGCAAAGTCCTCGAGATGCGCCGCAAGAAGGAGACCGAGGTCCTCACCGCCGCTCCTCCCGTTGCTTCCTTTTGA
- the LOC122021050 gene encoding GATA transcription factor 5-like isoform X1, giving the protein MVGKVEKENSMEALKASLRQESSHSGQQQQLSAEETSWVGERWSFSGEGFSVDDLLNLGEFAENEAEEPAVDDAGRELETEAEARGKETEKAGTDSSPSSSASGLTVELQAPLPPPLSDICLPGRDAVEELEWMSMIMDDSISEIPPPCSCAPPLILPLGEGQKENRQAGVFVSQRQNSRPSFGPTVCALSTEAIVPVKAKRSNRSRGVTAAWSMSGPLPFADSSSSASSASSCSSTSSSPPCLIYDPSAGADEESFLLYNIPSPPPLPPPLIKKHKPKKRGRKPKFLPTASGPSGERRCSHCGVQKTPQWRAGPLGAKTLCNACGVRFKSGRLLPEYRPACSPTFVSHIHSNSHRKVLEMRRKKETEVLTAAPPVASF; this is encoded by the exons ATGGTGGGAAAG GTTGAGAAGGAAAACTCCATGGAAGCGCTGAAGGCAAGTTTGAGGCAGGAGAGTTCGCATTCGGGACAGCAGCAGCAGTTGTCGGCCGAGGAGACAAGTTGGGTTGGGGAAAGGTGGAGCTTTTCCGGCGAGGGGTTCTCCGTTGATGATCTTCTGAACCTAGGTGAGTTCGCGGAGAACGAGGCGGAAGAACCGGCGGTGGACGACGCAGGAAGGGAATTGGAAACCGAAGCTGAAGCGAGGGGAAAGGAAACCGAGAAAGCCGGCACGGATTCCTCGCCTTCTTCCTCGGCGTCGGGTCTCACCGTCGAGCTCCAGGCGCCGTTACCGCCGCCGCTTTCGGACATATGTCTCCCT GGTCGTGATGCTGTTGAAGAACTTGAATGGATGTCCATGATCATGGACGACTCCATCTCGGAGATTCCGCCGCCTTGCTCCTGTGCTCCACCGCTTATTTTGCCGCTGGGAGAGGGCCAAAAGGAAAACCGCCAAGCCGGCGTCTTTGTGTCACAGCGACAAAACTCCCGTCCCTCTTTTGGACCCACCGTCTGTGCCCTCTCCACTGAGGCCATCGTCCCGGTAAAGGCCAAGCGGAGCAATCGCTCCCGTGGTGTCACCGCCGCCTGGTCCATGTCCGGCCCGCTCCCCTTCGCTGACTCGTCCTCCTCCGCCTCCTCTGCCTCCTCGTGCTCCTCGACGTCCTCCTCTCCACCCTGCCTCATATACGACCCCTCCGCCGGCGCCGATGAGGAAAGTTTCCTCCTTTATAATATCCCATCTCCGCCGCCACTGCCACCGCCGCTGATCAAGAAGCACAAGCCGAAGAAGCGCGGCCGGAAGCCCAAATTCCTGCCCACCGCCTCTGGCCCCTCCGGCGAGCGGCGGTGCAGTCACTGCGGTGTCCAAAAAACGCCCCAGTGGCGCGCCGGCCCGCTCGGCGCCAAGACGCTCTGCAACGCCTGCGGCGTCCGGTTCAAGTCCGGCCGCCTCCTCCCGGAGTACCGCCCCGCCTGCAGCCCCACCTTCGTCAGCCACATCCACTCCAACAGCCACCGCAAAGTCCTCGAGATGCGCCGCAAGAAGGAGACCGAGGTCCTCACCGCCGCTCCTCCCGTTGCTTCCTTTTGA